A genomic stretch from Sphingobacterium sp. ML3W includes:
- the rlmF gene encoding 23S rRNA (adenine(1618)-N(6))-methyltransferase RlmF: MADANPTKKLHPRNRHLDNYNFDELSKIEPSLKDFVTVNAYKLKTIDFNNPDAVKVLNQALLKKYYHIQHWDIPKENLCPPIPGRADYIHYVADVLARDNNGEIPKGGKVRVLDIGVGASCIYPIIGHQEYGWSFVGSEIIKKAYKNAIEITRTNVSLKKNIQIRLQNNPKAIFKDIILPDEKFDMIICNPPFFSSQTEALQQSVRKATGIKNAKLDENTVVQTFSGQGSELWCDGGEKAFLTRMIFESQFYKDQVKWFSSLVAHREDVRFLQHKLKKINVKESEVIRMEQGNKVSRILLWRF, from the coding sequence ATGGCAGACGCTAATCCAACAAAGAAATTACACCCTCGAAATAGACATCTCGATAATTACAATTTTGACGAACTTAGCAAAATCGAACCTTCCTTAAAAGATTTTGTTACAGTAAATGCTTATAAGCTCAAAACAATTGATTTTAACAACCCCGATGCTGTTAAGGTTTTAAATCAAGCACTTCTAAAAAAATACTACCACATCCAACATTGGGATATCCCAAAGGAAAATCTATGCCCTCCTATTCCAGGTAGAGCAGATTACATCCATTATGTTGCGGATGTTCTTGCCAGAGATAATAACGGTGAAATTCCAAAAGGAGGAAAGGTACGGGTGCTAGATATTGGTGTGGGAGCCAGTTGTATCTATCCCATTATTGGTCACCAAGAATATGGATGGAGTTTTGTTGGTTCAGAAATCATAAAAAAAGCATATAAAAACGCGATTGAAATTACACGTACAAATGTGAGCTTAAAAAAGAACATCCAAATACGATTACAGAACAATCCAAAAGCGATTTTCAAAGATATCATCCTCCCAGATGAAAAATTTGACATGATCATCTGCAATCCACCTTTCTTTAGTTCGCAGACAGAAGCATTACAACAATCCGTACGTAAAGCTACAGGTATAAAAAATGCTAAATTAGATGAGAATACCGTTGTCCAAACGTTCTCAGGACAAGGAAGTGAACTTTGGTGTGATGGCGGCGAGAAAGCCTTTTTGACACGCATGATATTTGAGAGCCAATTCTACAAAGATCAGGTTAAATGGTTCTCCTCATTGGTTGCCCATCGTGAAGACGTCCGTTTTCTACAGCATAAGTTAAAGAAAATCAATGTAAAAGAGTCCGAAGTTATCCGCATGGAACAAGGTAACAAAGTAAGCCGAATCCTTTTGTGGAGATTTTAA
- a CDS encoding KUP/HAK/KT family potassium transporter, translating into MTDNSHHNSINKVSVAGLLISLGIVFGDIGTSPLYVFKAIMGQGAIQKDLVLGGLSCVFWTLTLQTTIKYVWITLRADNKGEGGILSLYSLVRKRAPWLIFPAMIGAATLLADGMITPAITISSAIEGLDIKFPGLPTVPIVVTIISLLFIIQRFGTSVVGKVFGPLMTIWFTIIGVLGLSHIHLAPEVMKAINPYYAFHILITYPHSLLLIGAVFLCTTGAEALYSDMGHCGKANIRISWIYVKITLILNYFGQGAWLLTQEGRVLGGANPFYSIMPDWFIGYGIAIATIAAVIASQAMISGSYTLISEAVRLNIWPKVAIRYPSEHKGQLYVPSINLILWIGCMIVIWVFEESSKMDAAYGLAINLTVLMTTVLMGYFLAMKKVNRVLIGIFLVAYFVIELTFLIGNGVKIAHGGWLTLLLAIALFGTMYCWYTARKIKNRFVNFININKYYPIISELSEDKSVPPFASHLVYLTSANFKSEIEAKIIYSIINKKPKRADVYWLVHVDVMDHPHTREYSIDQLIPGKLIRIDFKLGFREEQRISLLFRKVVEEMVKKGEIDITSQYDTLRKHNIPGDFKFVVLEKVLSKTNQMSWIEKVIMDIYGYLKKMSLSEEKGFGLDSSFVTIERVPLNFPQTSEVHLIRKD; encoded by the coding sequence ATGACAGATAACAGTCATCACAACAGTATCAATAAGGTGAGTGTCGCCGGATTATTGATCAGTTTAGGAATCGTGTTTGGAGATATCGGCACCTCGCCGCTATATGTTTTCAAAGCAATCATGGGACAAGGTGCCATTCAAAAAGATCTTGTTTTGGGAGGCCTCTCCTGCGTCTTTTGGACACTTACCCTGCAAACAACCATCAAATATGTCTGGATCACCTTACGTGCGGACAATAAAGGCGAAGGTGGAATTCTTTCACTTTACTCTTTGGTTCGTAAACGAGCACCATGGTTGATTTTCCCAGCAATGATAGGTGCAGCCACATTGCTAGCTGATGGGATGATTACACCCGCTATCACAATATCCTCTGCGATAGAAGGTTTGGATATCAAATTTCCAGGTCTTCCAACGGTACCAATTGTTGTAACGATTATTTCTTTACTTTTTATTATTCAACGATTTGGCACTTCTGTTGTCGGAAAAGTATTCGGCCCGTTAATGACAATATGGTTCACGATTATTGGAGTTCTTGGTCTGTCCCATATCCATTTGGCCCCAGAAGTAATGAAAGCAATTAATCCGTATTATGCCTTTCATATCTTAATAACCTACCCACACTCTCTACTCTTGATCGGTGCTGTATTCCTTTGTACAACAGGTGCTGAAGCCCTATATTCAGATATGGGACATTGTGGTAAGGCAAATATTCGCATTAGCTGGATTTATGTTAAGATCACACTGATATTAAACTATTTTGGTCAAGGAGCCTGGTTATTAACACAGGAAGGTCGTGTCTTAGGCGGAGCAAATCCGTTTTACTCCATTATGCCAGATTGGTTTATCGGTTATGGTATTGCTATCGCAACTATTGCAGCCGTGATCGCCAGTCAGGCCATGATCTCGGGATCCTACACCTTAATTTCAGAAGCTGTACGTTTAAACATCTGGCCCAAAGTTGCTATCCGCTATCCTAGTGAGCATAAAGGTCAATTATATGTCCCGTCAATCAACCTTATTCTTTGGATCGGTTGTATGATCGTTATCTGGGTTTTCGAAGAATCAAGCAAAATGGATGCGGCCTATGGTCTTGCCATCAACCTAACAGTACTGATGACAACCGTTTTAATGGGTTATTTCCTAGCCATGAAAAAAGTCAACCGCGTACTCATTGGGATTTTCCTAGTAGCGTATTTTGTGATAGAATTGACATTCCTGATCGGTAATGGTGTAAAAATTGCCCATGGCGGTTGGTTGACACTTTTATTAGCGATTGCCTTGTTTGGTACAATGTACTGCTGGTATACCGCGCGCAAGATTAAAAATCGTTTTGTTAACTTTATCAATATCAATAAATATTATCCGATTATATCGGAATTGAGCGAAGACAAGTCCGTTCCACCCTTTGCGTCACATTTGGTATACCTGACCAGTGCAAATTTCAAATCTGAAATTGAAGCCAAAATTATTTACTCCATCATTAATAAAAAACCTAAACGCGCTGACGTTTACTGGCTGGTACACGTAGATGTTATGGATCATCCCCACACCAGGGAATATTCCATTGATCAACTGATCCCTGGAAAACTTATACGGATTGACTTCAAATTGGGTTTTAGAGAAGAACAGCGTATTAGCCTACTCTTCAGAAAAGTAGTTGAAGAAATGGTAAAAAAAGGTGAAATTGACATCACAAGTCAATACGATACACTCCGTAAACATAATATTCCAGGAGATTTCAAATTTGTTGTACTGGAAAAGGTATTATCCAAAACCAACCAGATGTCATGGATCGAAAAAGTGATTATGGACATTTATGGATACCTGAAAAAAATGAGTTTATCCGAAGAAAAGGGATTTGGTCTAGATTCCAGTTTCGTCACGATTGAACGAGTTCCACTGAATTTCCCCCAGACATCGGAGGTTCATCTCATACGAAAAGATTAA
- a CDS encoding T9SS type A sorting domain-containing protein, whose translation MGRNLLKAAYLTLITTLTLCSGVGRVYAKSPDDHTFLQATWNGNEGFGDNNIKDTEKLINNVKVFYNPIAEQVNLSFKLAKSSSVSIKVMDALGNEILQLMNGNLDAGVQNLSFEHGGKLTTGFYFVRVVAGSETVVKRFSVR comes from the coding sequence ATGGGGAGAAATCTACTTAAAGCAGCTTATTTAACACTTATTACCACACTGACCTTGTGCAGCGGGGTAGGTCGAGTGTATGCGAAGTCTCCTGATGACCATACTTTTTTGCAAGCTACTTGGAACGGTAATGAGGGATTTGGAGATAACAATATTAAGGATACTGAGAAACTGATCAATAACGTTAAAGTATTTTATAATCCGATTGCAGAACAAGTCAATCTTTCCTTTAAATTGGCAAAGTCATCTAGTGTGTCTATTAAAGTCATGGATGCTTTAGGTAATGAAATTCTACAACTGATGAATGGAAATCTTGACGCTGGTGTTCAGAATCTTTCTTTTGAACATGGTGGCAAATTGACAACTGGATTTTATTTTGTGCGTGTTGTTGCTGGATCTGAGACTGTGGTAAAAAGATTTTCTGTCCGCTAA
- the ispG gene encoding (E)-4-hydroxy-3-methylbut-2-enyl-diphosphate synthase — translation MNTSNMLTLPGIYCNSKVEYSRWKTREIQIGDIPMGGDNPIRIQSMTTVDTMDTLGSVEQTIRMVEAGCEYVRITAPSIKEAQNLANIKSELRKRGYNVPLVADIHFTPNAAEVAARIVEKVRVNPGNYADKKKFDLLSYTEAEYKLELERIYTKFAPLVNICKEYGTAMRIGTNHGSLSDRIMSHYGDTPEGMVESAMEFIRMCEDLNFYNLCISMKSSNPQVMVKAYRLLVEKMVSENMNYPLHLGVTEAGDGEDGRVKSAVGIGTLLEDGLGDTVRVSLTEEPEREAPVAIALVNRYSQRKTTLANQPKEEIIQLSPDSPTVPYQSQEVNTFIGGSLVPRIITDISNENLKDAQILTKVGYRYDILLDKYHMGEQSVDFVYLGDHLPSFNMPANLKQVYNFETWSNLKDKTNIHPLYTLEEFVHVDNKDSVLNMVKIHNTDLTSSLFESLPLDKTVVFILETDHTHGMADQRQFFRNLQEIGIDNPVIIKRSYRKEDFSGPMGEFMNPEEPISKIQLYASTDMGALLIDGLGSGIWIDSPATPLENIASLSFGILQATRSRISKTEYISCPSCGRTLFDLQETTQMIRSRTNHLKGLKIGIMGCIVNGPGEMADADYGYVGAGPDKVTLYRGQEVVKKNVSSAQALDELIKIIQDDGLWIDEVQE, via the coding sequence ATGAACACAAGTAATATGTTGACTTTACCAGGGATCTATTGCAATTCCAAGGTAGAATATTCGAGATGGAAAACAAGGGAAATTCAGATCGGTGATATCCCTATGGGTGGAGACAACCCGATCCGCATTCAAAGTATGACTACTGTGGATACAATGGATACACTGGGCTCTGTAGAACAGACTATTCGAATGGTAGAAGCAGGTTGTGAATATGTTCGTATCACTGCGCCAAGTATAAAAGAAGCTCAGAATCTTGCAAATATAAAAAGTGAACTTCGAAAAAGAGGTTATAACGTACCCTTAGTAGCAGATATCCACTTTACACCAAATGCTGCTGAAGTTGCCGCCCGAATCGTTGAGAAAGTTCGGGTAAACCCAGGCAATTATGCCGATAAGAAGAAATTTGATCTGTTGTCATATACTGAAGCAGAATATAAATTAGAACTAGAACGTATCTACACGAAGTTTGCTCCACTGGTAAACATTTGCAAAGAGTATGGTACTGCTATGCGGATTGGCACAAACCATGGTTCTCTTTCAGATCGGATCATGAGTCATTATGGGGATACTCCTGAAGGAATGGTAGAATCCGCCATGGAATTTATCCGGATGTGCGAAGATCTTAATTTCTATAATCTATGTATTTCAATGAAATCTTCCAATCCGCAAGTAATGGTCAAGGCCTACCGCTTGCTGGTTGAAAAGATGGTTTCTGAAAACATGAACTATCCGCTACATCTTGGCGTGACAGAAGCTGGTGATGGAGAGGATGGTCGTGTGAAATCTGCAGTAGGAATAGGTACACTTCTAGAAGACGGGCTTGGAGATACTGTAAGGGTTTCTCTTACGGAAGAGCCTGAACGCGAAGCCCCAGTAGCAATAGCGTTGGTCAATAGGTATAGTCAGCGAAAAACCACTCTGGCCAATCAACCGAAAGAAGAAATCATACAACTCTCACCAGATAGCCCAACTGTTCCATATCAGAGCCAAGAGGTCAATACCTTCATCGGCGGTTCCCTCGTTCCCAGAATCATAACAGATATCTCGAATGAAAATCTGAAAGACGCCCAAATTCTTACAAAAGTTGGTTACCGTTATGATATCCTTTTGGATAAATATCATATGGGTGAGCAATCCGTAGATTTTGTTTATCTAGGGGATCATTTGCCTTCATTTAATATGCCCGCAAATTTAAAACAGGTATATAATTTTGAGACATGGTCCAACCTTAAAGACAAGACAAATATCCATCCACTCTATACGCTGGAAGAGTTTGTACATGTAGACAATAAGGATAGTGTGTTGAATATGGTAAAAATTCATAATACGGATTTAACGAGCTCGTTATTTGAATCATTACCGTTAGACAAGACTGTTGTATTTATATTAGAAACCGACCATACACACGGAATGGCGGATCAGCGGCAATTTTTCCGAAATCTGCAAGAAATCGGTATTGATAATCCTGTCATTATCAAAAGATCCTATCGTAAAGAGGATTTTTCAGGTCCTATGGGCGAGTTTATGAACCCTGAGGAACCTATCTCGAAAATACAGTTATATGCTTCCACAGACATGGGTGCATTGTTAATTGATGGTTTAGGTTCGGGCATATGGATTGATTCTCCGGCGACCCCGTTAGAGAACATTGCGTCTCTTTCCTTCGGAATATTGCAAGCAACCCGCTCAAGAATATCAAAAACAGAATATATCTCTTGCCCAAGCTGTGGAAGAACATTGTTTGATCTTCAGGAAACCACTCAAATGATTCGGAGTCGCACCAATCACCTCAAAGGCTTGAAAATTGGCATTATGGGTTGTATCGTGAATGGCCCCGGTGAGATGGCTGATGCAGATTATGGATATGTAGGAGCTGGTCCTGATAAGGTAACCTTATATAGAGGCCAAGAAGTCGTCAAAAAGAATGTCAGTTCAGCACAGGCATTGGACGAATTGATCAAGATCATCCAAGATGATGGGCTATGGATTGATGAAGTACAAGAATAA
- a CDS encoding DUF5668 domain-containing protein, which yields MNTQRITTGITILFIGIVLLLSQLNSISFNWVGIFRYWPLFIVLAGIRMLVPKDQQIGQFIAIGATVVILGFLTYIGLSTPKEPLLTQLLKNKGVQIDMDDPNDKTNYTAQKLQVPLNDKIKSANLNIDLGATSLKNDTATTSSIFTAYNTSSEYLLGMTTHGESSDKIDINLKGKFKDKDFNSKNNNTYIALNPNIVWKLNFDIGAIDAKLDLSPYKIEVLDIDAGATSLKLKLGQPLATTKISMDAGASSIEIAIPKNAACRITSDNALSSTSYEGDFLKMDGMVKSTNYDAATEKFDFDINGGIASIKIRRY from the coding sequence ATGAACACACAACGTATAACAACTGGAATTACAATTCTTTTTATAGGGATTGTCTTATTATTATCCCAACTTAACAGTATTTCCTTTAATTGGGTAGGAATTTTCAGATATTGGCCATTATTTATTGTCCTCGCTGGAATCCGTATGCTGGTCCCTAAGGATCAACAAATAGGACAGTTTATTGCTATCGGTGCTACTGTAGTTATCCTGGGCTTTCTTACATATATCGGACTATCTACCCCAAAAGAACCTCTTTTGACGCAATTACTAAAAAACAAGGGGGTACAGATCGATATGGACGATCCAAATGATAAGACCAACTATACAGCACAAAAACTACAAGTCCCTCTAAATGATAAAATCAAAAGCGCAAATTTAAACATCGATTTAGGAGCTACATCCTTAAAAAACGATACTGCAACTACATCATCAATTTTCACCGCATACAATACCTCTAGTGAATATCTTTTGGGTATGACTACACATGGTGAATCTTCAGATAAAATTGATATTAACTTAAAAGGTAAATTCAAAGACAAAGATTTTAATAGCAAAAATAACAATACCTACATTGCACTCAATCCAAATATCGTATGGAAGCTAAACTTTGATATTGGTGCAATTGATGCCAAATTAGATCTTTCACCGTATAAAATTGAAGTATTGGATATTGATGCCGGGGCGACAAGTCTAAAATTAAAACTTGGACAACCTTTAGCAACAACAAAAATATCCATGGATGCTGGTGCATCTTCGATCGAAATTGCGATTCCAAAAAATGCAGCATGTCGTATCACCAGTGATAATGCCTTATCATCTACTTCTTATGAAGGCGATTTCTTAAAAATGGATGGTATGGTAAAATCAACAAATTATGATGCAGCGACTGAAAAATTTGATTTTGACATCAATGGTGGAATTGCTTCAATAAAAATTAGAAGATATTAA
- a CDS encoding ABC transporter permease, with the protein MIFHHIGAYLILLKSVFKRPEKGRIYWKETMLTMTDIGIGSLGLIVIISTFIGAVMTMQIAFQMVSDLIPNSIIGSINRDSNILELGPTISGLVLMGKIGSSISSQIGSMRVTEQIDALEIMGINAPGYLILPKILAGVTMIPMLVIIAIVCALVGGLLGGSLSGAVTPADYILGIQDNFNGFTVTVALVKAVVFGFIITSVSAYKGYKVKGGALEVGQASTEAVVVGCITILAADYVITALML; encoded by the coding sequence ATGATTTTTCATCACATTGGTGCATATCTAATACTCCTTAAGTCAGTCTTTAAAAGGCCGGAGAAGGGGCGTATCTATTGGAAAGAGACCATGCTGACAATGACTGATATCGGTATAGGATCTTTAGGACTTATTGTGATCATTTCCACGTTTATTGGAGCAGTAATGACCATGCAGATCGCTTTTCAGATGGTTTCCGATCTAATTCCCAATTCAATTATTGGTTCCATCAATAGGGATTCAAATATTTTGGAGCTAGGACCTACGATTTCAGGATTGGTACTGATGGGGAAAATTGGCTCATCGATTTCTTCCCAAATCGGTTCAATGCGCGTGACTGAGCAGATTGATGCTTTGGAGATTATGGGGATAAATGCTCCGGGTTATCTCATATTGCCTAAAATATTGGCAGGAGTGACTATGATTCCGATGCTGGTTATTATCGCCATAGTCTGTGCATTAGTAGGTGGTCTATTAGGAGGCTCTCTTTCCGGAGCTGTAACTCCAGCGGATTATATTTTAGGTATTCAAGATAATTTTAATGGATTTACAGTGACCGTAGCACTTGTAAAAGCTGTTGTATTTGGCTTTATTATTACTTCCGTATCGGCATATAAAGGCTATAAAGTGAAGGGAGGGGCCTTAGAAGTAGGACAAGCGAGCACTGAAGCTGTTGTAGTTGGATGTATCACTATTCTGGCGGCAGACTATGTGATTACAGCATTAATGCTTTAA
- a CDS encoding ATP-binding cassette domain-containing protein, translating to MIQIENINKSFGDNHVLKGISANFEPGKVSLIIGGSGSGKSTLLKCIVGLHHPEKGKVLFDQTDFTRMNFEERVPIRKEIGMLFQNSALFDSMTVEQNIMFSLDMFTDMSKSEKLDRANHCLEQVNLEGRNKLFPAELSGGMKKRVGIARAISMNPKYLFCDEPNSGLDPETSIVIDELVLKITQELKCTTVVVTHDMNSVMGIGEYILFLYQGQKFWEGSNKDMMRSDVEELNNFVFASPLMKSAKASMGL from the coding sequence ATGATTCAAATTGAAAATATTAATAAGTCTTTCGGTGATAACCATGTTTTAAAGGGGATCAGTGCAAATTTTGAACCTGGAAAAGTGAGTTTAATTATTGGTGGATCTGGTTCGGGAAAAAGTACCTTACTAAAATGTATCGTCGGATTACATCATCCGGAAAAAGGAAAAGTGTTGTTTGACCAAACGGACTTCACGCGGATGAATTTTGAGGAACGCGTGCCCATCCGGAAAGAAATAGGTATGCTGTTCCAAAATTCGGCCTTATTCGATTCAATGACAGTCGAGCAGAATATTATGTTCTCTCTAGATATGTTCACAGATATGTCTAAATCTGAGAAATTGGACCGTGCGAACCATTGTTTGGAACAAGTTAATTTAGAGGGACGCAACAAGTTGTTCCCCGCGGAGTTATCCGGAGGGATGAAAAAACGGGTAGGCATTGCGCGTGCAATCAGTATGAATCCCAAATATCTTTTTTGTGATGAACCCAACTCAGGTTTAGATCCTGAAACCTCTATCGTAATCGACGAGCTGGTTCTTAAAATTACGCAAGAATTAAAGTGTACGACAGTCGTTGTGACCCATGATATGAATTCGGTTATGGGAATTGGTGAATATATTTTGTTTTTATATCAAGGGCAGAAATTCTGGGAGGGATCCAATAAAGATATGATGCGGTCAGATGTAGAAGAATTAAATAATTTTGTGTTTGCAAGCCCGTTGATGAAAAGTGCAAAGGCCTCTATGGGACTATAA
- a CDS encoding class I SAM-dependent methyltransferase, whose protein sequence is MILATTNIQLLTPQHWKDYELIDCGDFEKLERFGDLILIRPEPQAVWPKALSDAEWNKRYHIKFKGRSATSGEWLKKNPKIQDRWHIQYKNDDVAIKFRLGLTSFKHVGIFPEQAVNWDYISESVRSFKTEKPKVLNLFAYTGGASLIAKAAGADTTHVDSIKQVVTWANENMEISNLDNIRWMVEDALKFVKRELKRGNTYNGIILDPPAYGHGPKGEKWKLEDHIMEMMTEVVQLLDPTEHFLILNTYSLGFSSVIVENLIKTAFPKVENLEIGELFLQATAGPKLPLGVFGKFRKIAK, encoded by the coding sequence TTGATTTTGGCAACAACGAATATACAACTATTGACCCCACAACATTGGAAGGACTATGAGCTCATTGACTGTGGTGATTTTGAAAAATTAGAACGTTTTGGAGATCTTATATTAATCAGACCCGAACCACAAGCTGTATGGCCTAAGGCTTTGAGCGATGCAGAATGGAACAAACGTTATCATATCAAGTTCAAGGGGCGTTCAGCTACCTCTGGAGAATGGTTGAAAAAAAATCCGAAGATTCAAGATCGTTGGCATATCCAATATAAAAACGATGATGTAGCGATCAAGTTTAGGTTGGGCCTTACTTCGTTCAAGCATGTTGGGATATTTCCTGAACAGGCTGTCAATTGGGATTATATTTCGGAATCTGTTCGTTCTTTCAAGACTGAAAAGCCTAAAGTTTTAAATCTTTTTGCTTATACCGGAGGTGCTTCATTAATAGCTAAGGCTGCAGGAGCAGATACAACACACGTTGATTCCATTAAGCAGGTTGTGACCTGGGCCAATGAAAATATGGAGATTTCCAATCTCGACAATATTCGTTGGATGGTTGAGGACGCATTGAAGTTTGTCAAGCGTGAGCTAAAACGTGGAAATACTTACAATGGTATCATATTGGATCCACCAGCATATGGACATGGACCAAAAGGAGAGAAATGGAAGCTTGAAGATCATATCATGGAGATGATGACTGAGGTTGTCCAATTGCTGGATCCTACGGAGCATTTCTTGATCTTAAATACCTATTCATTAGGTTTCTCTTCTGTTATTGTTGAGAATCTAATAAAAACTGCATTTCCGAAAGTAGAGAATTTAGAGATTGGAGAACTTTTTCTACAGGCTACTGCAGGGCCGAAATTACCGCTGGGCGTTTTTGGGAAATTTCGTAAAATTGCAAAGTAG
- the purU gene encoding formyltetrahydrofolate deformylase — MHNQTLILIQCQDAVGLVANISNTLAQYQLNIITMREYVDEEANKFFVRVVCNGLFPDQTQLANSLANVLPPSAQIQVNPSNRKKIVVLVTKEHHCLADILVRQHFETWGAEIQAVIGNYDTLRSFTDKFEIPFHYISHEGISKEDFETQLITQIKQYDFDYIILAKFMRILSPLFVATFENKLVNIHHSFLPAFIGANPYKQAHSRGVKIIGATAHFVTDQLDEGPIIVQDIRHVNHTYTVKDMVTAGKEIEKAVLSRAIRLLSEDRVMLNDYKTIVFE, encoded by the coding sequence ATGCACAACCAAACCTTAATTCTGATCCAATGTCAAGATGCCGTTGGATTGGTAGCCAATATTTCCAACACCCTGGCCCAGTATCAGCTTAACATCATTACCATGCGGGAATATGTTGATGAGGAGGCGAACAAGTTTTTTGTCCGCGTTGTCTGCAATGGTCTTTTTCCTGATCAAACACAGCTCGCCAATTCCCTAGCCAACGTACTTCCTCCCTCAGCTCAGATTCAAGTCAACCCCAGCAATCGAAAGAAAATTGTTGTTCTCGTAACCAAAGAGCACCACTGTTTAGCAGATATTCTTGTCCGGCAACATTTTGAAACCTGGGGAGCAGAAATACAGGCTGTCATTGGTAATTATGATACTTTACGTTCGTTTACGGATAAATTTGAGATCCCATTCCATTATATTTCGCATGAAGGTATATCGAAAGAAGATTTTGAGACACAATTGATTACCCAAATCAAACAATACGATTTTGATTATATTATTCTCGCAAAATTTATGCGGATCCTCTCCCCCCTATTTGTTGCAACATTCGAAAATAAGTTGGTCAATATTCATCATTCATTTCTGCCTGCATTTATCGGGGCAAACCCTTACAAGCAGGCACATTCTCGAGGTGTAAAAATCATTGGCGCGACAGCACACTTTGTCACGGACCAGCTTGATGAAGGCCCTATCATAGTTCAAGATATTCGTCATGTAAATCATACCTATACAGTCAAAGATATGGTTACTGCTGGGAAGGAGATTGAAAAAGCAGTTTTAAGTAGAGCGATCCGCTTATTGAGTGAAGACCGTGTGATGCTCAACGATTACAAAACGATTGTATTTGAATAG